A DNA window from Hordeum vulgare subsp. vulgare chromosome 1H, MorexV3_pseudomolecules_assembly, whole genome shotgun sequence contains the following coding sequences:
- the LOC123403246 gene encoding horcolin, producing the protein MSKPVKIGPWGGNGGSERDVQPKPIRMVSMTVSSGAIVDAIAFTYVGTDNVQHSSGIKWGGTGGTEDTINLDATNYVTEISGTVGKFGTDDIVTSLKIVTSKGVTKIYGSGTGTPFRVPVLDGGKIAGFFGRAGAFLDAIGLYITP; encoded by the exons ATG AGCAAGCCTGTGAAGATTGGGCCATGGGGTGGGAATGGTGGCAGCGAGCGTGATGTCCAGCCAAAGCCCATCCGTATGGTTAGTATGACCGTCAGTAGCGGAGCTATCGTTGACGCTATTGCATTCACCTATGTGGGCACCGATAACGTTCAACACTCTTCCGGCATCAAGTGGGGTGGCACTGGAGGCACGGAAGATACG ATTAATCTAGACGCTACGAACTACGTGACCGAAATCTCCGGGACGGTGGGTAAATTTGGGACCGACGACATCGTCACGTCTCTTAAAATTGTCACCTCCAAGGGGGTTACCAAGATATATGGCTCAGGTACCGGAACTCCATTCCGCGTCCCGGTGCTTGACGGGGGTAAGATCGCCGGCTTCTTTGGACGCGCTGGTGCCTTCCTGGACGCGATTGGGCTCTACATTACTCCATGA